From Zingiber officinale cultivar Zhangliang chromosome 5B, Zo_v1.1, whole genome shotgun sequence, the proteins below share one genomic window:
- the LOC121984168 gene encoding pumilio homolog 24-like, which yields MAAGKERGGTKRKRTVSVAEGRSGTWSKKPKESAPKPAKLKLLDAKKSKEPGFKASKPPKSDNKASVRSKEPQTPKERRLASKEMSESRKKKRKPNYHLEKELASLWEKMRRYNVGNEERSKLVTQALQKMNGKYLEIAGSHVLARVFQTCVKYCTQEERDSIFDALRPHLLALSCKKYAVHLVKKILDHASKKQLEVFISSLHGHVTALLRHSVGSAVIDYVFHLASGSQKQSLLVEMYSTELQLFKDLTLTNSGRLVDIISRLQLQKSSVVRHMYSVFQSLIEKGIVNHSIVHKAILEFFTIADKSSAADVIQQLIPLLVQDSLTEEDNPQISAPETQKKRKNKSKNVKEPLLARMVRTRDGLKICIICVKHATAKERKKIIKGVKSHIRKLSLDQFGSLLLVCTLSVVDDTKLLTKIVIQELQTMLKELVLDKNGRRMILQLLHPHSSLYFTPEDLVCLNLSVASLFEQADETKDVSEINQVPVEQGENFLIDNNEKEGRIVQSATGSKKDSFRRRHELLVESGLAEGLFGICIDNIGDLLCSNFGKDVVYELAVGGSDGILQSFTDRINALHEAIASLAVLPKTNETEEEHVFENFHSSRLIRKLVLNSPSFATTLWKMALEGKCDIWAQGHSSKILHAFLQSSVSSIQDLAKPELQLLMDRDVLKAPDSKLPEKAADS from the exons ATGGCGGCCGGAAAGGAGCGCGGCGGCACGAAGAGGAAGCGCACCGTCTCAGTGGCTGAGGGAAGAAGCGGGACCTGGTCGAAGAAGCCAAAGGAGTCCGCTCCGAAGCCGGCAAAGCTCAAATTGCTGGATGCTAAGAAGTCCAAGGAGCCGGGGTTCAAAGCTAGTAAGCCTCCCAAGTCTGATAATAAGGCCTCTGTTCGGTCGAAGGAGCCTCAAACTCCAAAAGAACGGCGTTTGGCCTCTAAG GAAATGTCAGAATCaaggaaaaagaagaggaagCCAAATTACCACCTTGAGAAA GAGCTTGCTTCTTTGTGGGAAAAAATGAGACGTTACAATGTTGGCAATGAAGAACGATCCAA GCTAGTAACTCAAGCTCTACAGAAGATGAATGGAAAATATTTGGAGATTGCTGGCTCACATGTTCTTGCACGGGTGttccaa ACATGTGTCAAGTACTGTACGCAAGAAGAAAGGGATTCTATTTTTGATGCTCTTCGGCCTCATCTTCTCGCCCTTTCATGCAAAAAATATGCAGTTCATTTAGTAAAGAAAATTTTGGATCATG CTAGcaaaaaacaattagaagtgtTCATATCCTCTCTTCACGGCCATGTTACCGCACTTCTGCGTCATTCAGTTGGATCTGCAG TCATTGACTACGTGTTCCATTTGGCGAGTGGGTCTCAAAAACAAAGCCTTTTGGTGGAGATGTACTCTACTGAGCTTCAGTTATTTAAGGACCTAACCTTGACAAATTCTGGCAG ACTGGTGGATATAATTTCTAGGCTCCAACTACAAAAATCATCTGTAGTACGTCATATGTATTCTGTATTTCAGTCATTAATTGAGAAAGGGATTGTCAACCATTCAATTGTACACAAAGCAATCCTTGAGTTTTTTACCATTGCCGACAAG TCCTCTGCTGCAGATGTGATTCAACAACTTATACCTCTTCTTGTGCAAGATTCACTTACTGAAGAGGATAATCCACAAATCTCAGCCCCAGAGAcgcagaagaagaggaaaaacaAAAGCAAAAATGTAAAAGAGCCTCTTCTTGCACGAATGGTCCGAACAAGAGATGGACTAAAGATCTGTATCATCTGTGTAAAGCATGCAACTGCAAAG gaaaggaaaaaaattattaaaggcgTGAAAAGTCATATCAGAAAGCTTTCTCTTGATCAGTTTGGAAGTCTT TTGCTTGTTTGTACCCTTTCAGTAGTGGATGACACAAAGCTTCTAACAAAG ATTGTGATACAAGAACTCCAAACGATGCTGAAGGAGCTAGTATTGGATAAG AATGGAAGGCGAATGATACTACAGCTGCTTCATCCACATAGTTCACTATATTTCACACCTGAGGACCTGGTTTGTTTGAATTTATCTGTTGCTTCTCTCTTTGAACAG GCGGATGAGACAAAGGATGTCTCAGAAATAAACCAAGTTCCAGTAGAACAAGGGGAGAACTTCTTGATtgataataatgaaaaggaaggTAGAATAGTTCAGTCTGCTACTGGAAGCAAGAAAGACTCGTTTCGTAGGAGACATGAATTATTAGTCGAGAGTGGGCTTGCTGAG GGACTCTTTGGAATTTGTATCGATAATATTGGCGACCTACTCTGTTCGAACTTTGGCAAAGATGTTGTTTATGAG TTAGCTGTTGGTGGAAGCGATGGCATCTTGCAATCTTTTACTGATAGAATAAATGCCTTGCATGAAGCAATAGCTTCGCTAGCTGTGTTGCCCAAGACAAATGAAACAGAAGAGGAACATGTTTTCGAGAACTTTCACTCTAGCAGGCTGATCAGGAAACTTGTTCTCAACTCCCCTAGTTTTGCCACTACTCTGTGGAAAATGGCTCTAGAAGGCAAGTGTGACATTTGGGCTCAAGGTCACAG TTCCAAAATACTACATGCATTCCTACAATCATCAGTTTCTTCAATCCAAGATTTGGCAAAGCCTGAGCTTCAGCTTTTGATGGACCGCGACGTTCTGAAAGCCCCTGACAGCAAGCTTCCAGAAAAAGCAGCTGATTCCTAA
- the LOC121984167 gene encoding auxilin-related protein 2-like, translating into MRSESSSSMDELSDKFARDFGLRPQGKSAPMSASKTEAVGLREGSYSAGSSRSTARSGRNPTSTNDPFVSDSGAGISDDYVFVGVLGSSNSSSRGRSATSSSQTSLDVIFDGLADSTTKTSSALPVYDKPVYDDDIFDGPPGLKNSSSSKYEGIFSSILSGSGHVSTPPFADLLQNFQKQMPESKGRSDGKSLEKEEQNISEFDELISGFSKNSQLKDREAPEARHQKPDASTATPATNKAEAPFIVLESVSTSAYSSSCLFSDPLENIRRPVSSKAMHSTSKRIFADSNTFDGASKSVTSSSDKIDERYKESSFLDDFQTKSSSYDELGTEPPHPSFTYVFDNIMPKVEVRKFDDLHSPTGRNGPNTDTHERNTTRDQAPKIYRHTETRDDVWLTVSEVPLHTQPTNAPPPSRQPPLLVIKHTRFNVDAKTNDNEPLQQFTHSHPYDRSSINRFPLDNLEDFAMSKSKAYAMHNEDIFNSVELNQKISAAAAMKDRGEAKFQHGEELMEREYDTIFSRNHEYAHQEKNGKKKLDGKDLGGTERVERLDQERLQKEREDREEEKRLEKEREQELEKEREKARQVAERAIREARERAAAEARQKAEKAAAEARQRAERAAVQRAAAEARERAATLARERAEKAAAEVREKAAIEAREKASFEARERAATEARERAAAEARERAAAEARERDEKAAAEAREKVNVARERAAVERAAAEARQRAQRAAVERAAAEARERTAAAAREKAAAAAAREEQKEENDLESFFGMSSRATSAPKQRSTASETMFEVKVQNRGSSDGSLRTASGSSSTVRKASSSANIVDDLSSIFGAPPSSGEFQDIEGETEERRRARLERHQRTQERAVKALAEKNERDLQIQKEQAERHRIAETLDIEIKRWAAGKEGNLRALLSSLQYVLWPECGWQPVSLTDLITGAAVKKVYRKSTLCIHPDKVQQKGATLQQKYIAEKVFDLLKEAWNKFNSEELF; encoded by the exons ATGCGATCGGaatcttcctcttccatggaCGAGCTATCTGATAAATTTGCTCGCGACTTCGGGCTCCGGCCGCAGGGTAAGTCCGCCCCTATGTCCGCCTCCAAAACCGAGGCGGTAGGACTACGAGAAGGATCCTACTCTGCCGGATCATCCAGGAGCACGGCGAGATCCGGACGGAATCCAACCTCGACTAACGACCCCTTCGTCAGCGACAGCGGAGCTGGCATCTCCGATGATTATGTCTTCGTTGGCGTCTTGGGATCATCAAATTCGTCTTCTCGTGGTCGTTCTGCTACTTCTTCATCGCAGACATCCTTGGATGTTATATTTGATGGCCTCGCGGATTCGACTACAAAGACCTCGTCTGCTTTGCCTGTCTATGATAAGCCGGTATATGATGACGACATATTCGACGGGCCTCCGGGCCTGAAGAACTCGTCATCATCGAAGTATGAGGGTATTTTTTCTTCCATTTTGTCAGGATCCGGTCATGTTTCGACACCTCCGTTTGCGGATCTTCTTCAGAACTTTCAGAAGCAAATGCCAGAGTCTAAAGGCAGGAGTGATGGGAAATCTTTGGAGAAGGAGGAACAGAATATCTCAGAGTTTGATGAGCTGATATCAGGATTCAGTAAGAACAGCCAGCTGAAAGACAG GGAAGCTCCAGAGGCCAGACACCAGAAGCCAGATGCCTCAACAGCTACACCAGCTACAAATAAAGCAGAAGCTCCATTCATTGTTTTGGAGTCTGTATCTACCTCAGCATACTCATCATCTTGTTTATTTTCTGACCCTTTAGAAAACATTAGGAGGCCTGTAAGTTCAAAAGCCATGCATTCTACTAGTAAGAGGATCTTTGCTGATAGCAATACTTTTGATGGAGCCTCAAAGTCAGTGACTTCATCCTCAGACAAAATAGATGAGAGGTACAAGGAGAGTAGTTTTTTAGATGATTTCCAAACTAAAAGCTCTAGTTATGATGAATTAGGAACGGAACCACCTCACCCCTCTTTCACTTATGTATTTGATAACATCATGCCAAAGGTGGAAGTCAGGAAATTCGATGACTTGCACAGCCCCACTGGTAGAAATGGCCCTAATACAGACACGCATGAAAGAAACACTACAAGGGATCAAGCACCCAAAATTTATAGACATACTGAAACCAGAGATGATGTCTGGCTTACTGTTTCAGAAGTCCCCCTTCACACTCAACCTACAAATGCTCCACCTCCTTCAAGGCAACCACCTCTACTTGTCATAAAACACACACGTTTCAATGTTGACGCAAAAACAAATGATAATGAGCCTCTTCAACAGTTCACCCATAGCCATCCTTATGATAGAAGTTCCATAAACAGATTTCCATTAGACAACCTTGAAGATTTTGCTATGAGCAAATCTAAAGCATATGCTATGCATAATGAAGACATTTTCAATAGTGTAGAATTAAATCAAAAAATTTCTGCAGCAGCTGCTATGAAGGACAGAGGTGAGGCAAAGTTCCAACATGGTGAGGAGCTAATGGAGAGAGAATATGACACAATATTTTCTAGGAACCATGAATATGCGCACcaagaaaaaaatggaaaaaaaaaattagatggaaaagATCTTGGAGGTACGGAAAGAGTAGAAAGATTGGACCAGGAACGATTACAAAAGGAAAGGGAAGAtagagaagaggaaaagagattAGAAAAGGAAAGAGAGCAAGAACTAGAGAAGGAAAGAGAAAAGGCCAGACAAGTTGCAGAGAGAGCTATAAGAGAGGCTAGGGAAAGAGCAGCTGCTGAAGCTCGACAAAAAGCAGAGAAGGCAGCTGCTGAAGCACGACAACGGGCtgagagagcagcagttcagagGGCGGCTGCTGAGGCACGTGAAAGAGCTGCCACATTGGCAAGGGAAAGAGCTGAAAAGGCAGCTGCAGAGGTAAGGGAGAAGGCTGCTATAGAGGCAAGGGAAAAGGCTTCCTTTGAGGCAAGAGAAAGAGCCGCAACCGAGGCTAGAGAAAGGGCTGCTGCAGAGGCTAGAGAAAGAGCTGCTGCAGAGGCAAGAGAAAGAGATGAAAAGGCAGCTGCAGAAGCAAGGGAAAAGGTGAATGTGGCTAGGGAAAGGGCTGCTGTGGAGAGAGCTGCTGCAGAAGCACGACAAAGAGCCCAGAGAGCTGCAGTAGAAAGAGCTGCTGCAGAAGCTCGGGAAAGGACTGCTGCAGCAGCTCGAGAAAAGGCGGCTGCTGCTGCTGCAAGAGAAGAACAGAAGGAAGAAAATGATCTTGAGTCATTTTTTGGCATGAGCTCCCGAGCAACTAGTGCCCCAAAGCAAAGATCTACCGCTTCA GAGACAATGTTTGAAGTTAAAGTTCAGAATAGAGGGAGTTCTGATGGATCACTGAGAACGGCCTCAGGTTCTTCATCTACCGTTAGGAAGGCATCTTCTAGTGCTAATATTGTGGATGACCTTAGTTCCATATTTGGAG CGCCCCCATCATCTGGAGAATTTCAAGATATTGAAGGCGAGACTGAAGAACGAAGAAGAGCTAGACTTGAGCGCCATCAGAGGACGCAAGAACGTGCG GTGAAAGCCCTAGCTGAGAAAAATGAACGTGATTTACAAATCCAGAAAGAGCAAGCAGAGAGACAT AGGATTGCTGAAACATTAGATATTGAGATAAAACGTTGGGCTGCTGGAAAAGAAGGCAATCTGCGTGCTTTACTCTCATCACTACAATAT GTCCTTTGGCCTGAGTGTGGCTGGCAACCTGTATCATTAACGGATCTTATTACTGGTGCGGCGGTGAAAAAAGTTTATAGGAAATCAACTCTGTGCATCCATCCTGATAAAGTGCAACAAAAAGGTGCTACTCTTCAACAAAAGTACATAGCTGAGAAGGTTTTTGATCTCCTGAAG GAGGCTTGGAACAAGTTCAACTCCGAAGAGCTCTTTTAA